Proteins encoded in a region of the Deefgea piscis genome:
- the purB gene encoding adenylosuccinate lyase encodes MELSALTALSPLDGRYEKQLTDLRAHFSEYALIKNRVTVEVAWLKALASDAALEDIKPFSAATIAELDAVVSQFNTEHALEVKTIERTTNHDVKAVEYWLKERLSGNAEVSAASEFIHFACTSEDINNLSHALMLKGARESVMLPKLSEIITKLKELAHELADAPMMSRTHGQPATPTTMGKEMANVAFRLERQLSRISEVELLGKINGAVGNYNAHLSAYPGFDWEGFCRRFVESLGISFNPYTIQIEPHDYMSELYDDFARANTILVDMNRDIWGYISLGFFKQRVNKNEVGSSTMPHKVNPIDFENSEGNLGMANAVLFHLSQKLPVSRWQRDLTDSTVLRNMGVGLGYTLLGYVAALKGLNKLMANRDAMVFDLNNNWEVLAEPIQTVMRRYGVPNPYEQLKELTRGKTGITKEALAVFIDGLAIPQDAKDRLKVLTPATYLGTAEELARRI; translated from the coding sequence ATGGAACTTTCAGCACTCACCGCACTTTCGCCACTTGATGGCCGCTACGAAAAACAATTGACCGATTTACGGGCTCATTTTAGCGAATACGCATTGATCAAAAACCGCGTAACGGTTGAAGTGGCTTGGCTTAAAGCCCTCGCCAGTGACGCTGCGCTTGAAGATATCAAGCCTTTTTCTGCTGCCACCATTGCTGAACTCGACGCAGTCGTCAGTCAATTCAATACCGAACACGCACTCGAAGTTAAAACCATCGAGCGCACCACCAACCACGACGTAAAAGCGGTTGAATACTGGTTAAAAGAGCGCCTATCGGGCAACGCCGAAGTCTCTGCAGCCAGTGAATTTATTCACTTTGCCTGCACCTCTGAAGACATCAACAATCTATCACACGCCTTGATGCTCAAAGGCGCACGTGAAAGCGTGATGTTGCCAAAACTGTCGGAAATCATCACCAAGCTTAAAGAATTAGCTCACGAGCTCGCTGATGCGCCAATGATGAGCCGCACCCACGGCCAACCGGCAACGCCGACAACCATGGGTAAAGAAATGGCCAACGTGGCATTTCGTCTAGAGCGCCAATTGTCGCGCATTAGCGAAGTTGAATTACTCGGTAAAATCAACGGCGCAGTAGGTAATTACAACGCACATTTATCGGCTTACCCTGGTTTTGATTGGGAAGGCTTTTGCCGCCGCTTTGTCGAAAGCCTAGGCATTAGTTTTAATCCCTACACCATCCAAATCGAGCCACACGATTACATGAGCGAGTTGTACGACGATTTCGCTCGTGCCAACACCATTTTGGTCGATATGAACCGCGACATCTGGGGCTATATTTCGCTGGGCTTCTTTAAGCAACGCGTTAATAAAAACGAAGTTGGCTCTTCGACCATGCCGCACAAAGTCAATCCAATCGACTTTGAAAATTCCGAAGGTAACCTCGGTATGGCCAACGCGGTATTGTTCCATTTAAGCCAAAAATTACCGGTATCACGCTGGCAGCGTGACCTGACTGATTCGACCGTATTGCGTAATATGGGCGTAGGTTTGGGTTACACTTTGCTGGGCTACGTTGCGGCATTAAAAGGCTTGAATAAATTAATGGCCAATCGCGATGCCATGGTTTTTGATTTAAACAATAATTGGGAAGTATTGGCCGAGCCAATCCAAACCGTGATGCGCCGCTATGGTGTGCCTAACCCATACGAACAACTCAAAGAGTTAACGCGTGGCAAAACCGGCATTACCAAAGAAGCACTGGCGGTGTTTATTGATGGCTTAGCGATTCCGCAAGACGCCAAAGATCGCCTCAAAGTATTAACGCCTGCCACCTACCTTGGTACGGCTGAGGAACTTGCTCGTCGTATTTAA